AGGCTCCAATAATTTATAGGATTGGTTTATCACCTCCAGGGCTTCATCCATAGTTTCGGTTTCAACAATGGTACTCATTGGTGTTAGCTTATACGGAAAGCCGCATTGACTCACCATTTTAATAACTTTGCTCACATATTCAGATACACTCGATCCCTTGTCGGTGGGGAATATGGCGTAGCTTAGCATAACTGACATGGCTATTTTTCTTTAGTTGCTCAGGATCTTTTCAATATCAAGATGAAGTTCATTTTCCCAGTTTGCCTTTATCAAGAGCAACGGTTTATTAGGTAAGGGCATAAACAGGCTAACAGCTTCTGGTTGAATTTGCTTAATAAGGTTACCGGTATCCCACTTCCCATTACCATTTACGTCGCTAATAATTTTAATCTGGTATTTACCTGCAGGAATGTAGGTGAGAGTATCCGTTATATCCTTGGTAATAGGAAATTCTTTTAGCATCGCGCCTTTTTCGCTAAGCAGCTGAAGAATAATGGGGTTTGGAATATTGCTTATTTTGAGGATGAAAGTTCCAAACTGCTCTTTTTGTGCAAGGTATAACTTCCCAGATAGGGTGTCGTTTTCAACTTCCTCAGCATTTTTGAACACACCAGGAAGGAATCGGTAGAAGTAGGTAACGCTGTCTTTCCAATTTGTGACAAAGCTATACTCCCTTGGATTTAAGGTGGGTACCAGCCTAAATGCTTGGGGAAGTGAGTCCTTTGCTGTTTTTGCCATAAAACTTATTTTGGAGAAATCAACGGAAAGGGGTGGACTAGGCAACTGAAGCAAAAGTTTTTCGGTTGGAATAACACCATCCTTGGTGTTACTTGCGAAGGTTGGGTTGAACCCCGGTGTTTTGCTTTCATCCTTTTTACGACGAACACGCTCCTTCGGTGATTCAAACACTAGGTTGTGCAATTCGGTGGTATCCTCCAGCACCTTGTTCTTGTTTGTTCGAGAGTAGGTAATAAGCACTGGCAGAGAGTCACTATGGATTAGGTTTTTATCCATAACCCAAAAAATTAGGCTGTCAATTTCTGGCGATTGTTCTGCCACGAATGGATTTCCAGAATAACCCTCAACTTTAAGCGTGGGAATGGTGGGCGATTGCTTTGAGAATACCACCTTAATTTCGTTGGCTTTAATGCGTTCAATATTGGTGAGCGCAAGATTTAATGAAGGTTCCTTAAACATGTTTAGCCTAAGCAGATTGCGTGCTGTGCTGTCGTTACCAAGTGTATCAATTCGGCTCCGCACAATAGAATGAACAGGTGTTGATACAAATCCAACCATCTCACTTCCTTGGTCATACTTGAGGTTGTCGTTCTTGTCTTGTATGGCTACCAGCTTGTAAGAACCAGCCGGAATATTGGGAACCCGAAAAAATCCGTCCTTGTTGGCGTAGGTATAGTAATTCGGTTTCTGAATAAATGGGACAGAATCATTTTCGTCGGTATAGAGCATAACCTTTACGCCTTCAGGTATATTTTGGGTAAAAGCGTCAACAATTCGACCTTCAACCACGAGGGTGTCGAGGTTGTTGCCTGTGGAAAAAGCCAGCTGAAAATTTTTCAGCACGTTACCTTCGTTATTATCAACAATAGAGTTACCAAAGCCAAAGGTATAGGTCGTATTCGTCGAAAGAGAATCATCGAGCTTGACAATAACCGATTTTCCTTTTGGAAGCGGATAGGCCGGTTTTTCAATGGGTGGCGAAATAAAAAATTGCTTTGCAGGGTCTTTAAGCGCGATATACTCATCGAAGTTGAGGCGAATCTCCTTACCCGAAAAGTTCTTCTCATATATTGTTGGCGTGCTGCTCAACAGAACTGGTGGAATGGTGT
This genomic interval from Williamwhitmania sp. contains the following:
- a CDS encoding Ig-like domain-containing protein, giving the protein MRKLILLALGALIVTLTMPRCASIGTISGGPKDTIPPVLLSSTPTIYEKNFSGKEIRLNFDEYIALKDPAKQFFISPPIEKPAYPLPKGKSVIVKLDDSLSTNTTYTFGFGNSIVDNNEGNVLKNFQLAFSTGNNLDTLVVEGRIVDAFTQNIPEGVKVMLYTDENDSVPFIQKPNYYTYANKDGFFRVPNIPAGSYKLVAIQDKNDNLKYDQGSEMVGFVSTPVHSIVRSRIDTLGNDSTARNLLRLNMFKEPSLNLALTNIERIKANEIKVVFSKQSPTIPTLKVEGYSGNPFVAEQSPEIDSLIFWVMDKNLIHSDSLPVLITYSRTNKNKVLEDTTELHNLVFESPKERVRRKKDESKTPGFNPTFASNTKDGVIPTEKLLLQLPSPPLSVDFSKISFMAKTAKDSLPQAFRLVPTLNPREYSFVTNWKDSVTYFYRFLPGVFKNAEEVENDTLSGKLYLAQKEQFGTFILKISNIPNPIILQLLSEKGAMLKEFPITKDITDTLTYIPAGKYQIKIISDVNGNGKWDTGNLIKQIQPEAVSLFMPLPNKPLLLIKANWENELHLDIEKILSN
- a CDS encoding thiamine-binding protein; translation: MSVMLSYAIFPTDKGSSVSEYVSKVIKMVSQCGFPYKLTPMSTIVETETMDEALEVINQSYKLLEPFCDRLYLSLTMDIKKGGMKRMEQKIHSIESKIGPVSK